TATTCTTAAATTATTGGGAATACTAACttggtatttatttatttacttttgatgatGTAGAATTGGTTATTTGATTATTAAATCTTGCATAACAGTACTTTTTTTCAATAATAATCTTGAATAGTTGTAAAGACATATTTCAAATGTTCATATACATCATAATTTTTGTTCTTCAAAtgtcataattttattaaatgaatTTTCTCATTATGGCCCCACTGGAATGAAGTCCAGGATCAGCCACCAGATCCATGAACAAGCAAATTCAGGTTTTAATAATACAAAGTGGGTGTTTGGTATAGGGTAAAGTAAGGgtgggaatgagaatctaaatgtttaaattttaagagggtaaagttaataatttgtgtgagtCTCACATGTATTTTAAAGATAAAGTGAACAATTTTGTACACAAAAATTTAATATTACTtccatcctaagtccctctacactttccaggcaactcaactactcaaaacaatcATCCCAAAGTGAAATCAACAAGCTAATGGAAATTAATCTGCAATAATATATAAAGCTTACCACAGATGTTGTGCCATAATTATAAGCATCAACTCTTTTATTTGTCAACCAGTAGTCCAGGAAAGGTCCTACAACCAACAATGATGCAGCTTGTGCTGGAGCAGTGTGCCCCAACAAGTTGAATGATCCAAGAGAATACTTGCGTTGAAGAAAATGCACATACtgcacaaaaataaaaatgaaagagtAAATAAATAAGCTCAAGTGTAGATAGAAAATGAAATAATTTAACACAATCCAGTCATGGAACTAACTTGATCAAATAAAATACCCAAATACTATGATCAAATGAAACAGACAAACCATTCAATTTAATATGTTGGTTGGGATCATCCCAACTTATATAATTACTTAGTAAACAATTTTGAGCTTTGCATGTACCAAAATGCAAACGACACAAAATTAGACCAATCTCAAATCCCAGAAATAGCTTTGTCCCACACATTCCATAGTGGTAAAACCTTTAAAGAAAGAGATTAAGACAACATTTGCTAAAAGATTACTTACATACTGCTGCAGCGAAGTGCTCCAAACTGCCACTAAAGCTGCGATGAAACCCTTTGCATTGACACTCACATCAGTAACAGTACAAACTGCAACACCAAGGAGAACTAACAAAATACTAAGTTTTGTATCCCTTGAGTACCGCACATGGTCCAAGACAACTTCTAGAAAACAAGATACTGGGATCATACTTAGCTTTGCAATCTGAAATAAAATTTAAATGGAAAAAtatgttaattttaatttaatgagTAAAACATACAGAGAAATTCAATTCCAAGTTACACCGGCACTCACCTGATAGAATCCCACAGAGTTCCACATCAAACTTACATTCATCCCAACAATAGAGAAATTTGCAAATAAAACAAACTTCAAAAGTTCAGAAAACGGCAGATGAGAGGGTTGGATGTATCCCAACCACCTTAGGAAAGATGTCAACAAGGTTGTTGTGGCAAAATGCAGACCAGTTAATGTTGTAGCTACAATTACGGCACACAATGTCAGACTTGAAGTAAAGTTGTCACAATTTTTTCTCTATCACTAAAGACTACTACAACCGAAATCATATTTCATAATCATTTTTTACTCAAAATTTAGATAAATAAAAAGATTCTGTGCATCTATTCGATAACTATGCACAAGTTGATGTATCACACCTCACATTGGTTAC
The genomic region above belongs to Humulus lupulus chromosome 1, drHumLupu1.1, whole genome shotgun sequence and contains:
- the LOC133803576 gene encoding UDP-rhamnose/UDP-galactose transporter 4-like translates to MSSTIKAERKATLDAASWMFNVVTSVGIILVNKALMATYGFSFATTLTGLHFATTTLLTSFLRWLGYIQPSHLPFSELLKFVLFANFSIVGMNVSLMWNSVGFYQIAKLSMIPVSCFLEVVLDHVRYSRDTKLSILLVLLGVAVCTVTDVSVNAKGFIAALVAVWSTSLQQYYVHFLQRKYSLGSFNLLGHTAPAQAASLLVVGPFLDYWLTNKRVDAYNYGTTSVLFIILSCTIAVGTNLSQFICIGRFTAVSFQVLGHMKTILVLILGFIFFGKEGLNLHVVLGMIIAILGMIWYGNASSKPGGKERRSYSLPTTKSQKHDGLLESSDTDEKV